One segment of Arvicanthis niloticus isolate mArvNil1 chromosome 5, mArvNil1.pat.X, whole genome shotgun sequence DNA contains the following:
- the C5H1orf232 gene encoding uncharacterized protein C1orf232 homolog isoform X1, translating to MKSPDPRDRLSVLPSFWSQSHWCPLSYHLPYLGVRPLSPAAMNQAFWKTYKSKVLQTLSGESEEDLAEERESPALVESETAEPIEETFNPMSQLARRVQGVGVKGWLTMSSLFNKEDEDKLLPPEPCADHPLAAPPSSQAAAAETEPRGPGFWDAFASRWQQQQQAAASMLRGVESTAERDPEIQDKPAEEATECPETREADPAAGFKWGFLTHKLAEMRVKAAPKGD from the exons ATGAAGTCACCGGATCCCCGGGACAGGCTCTCTGTTCTTCCAAGTTTCTGGAGCCAGAGCCACTGGTGCCCATTGAGCTACCACCTTCCGTACCTGGGTGTCAGGCCCCTTTCTCCTGCAGCCATGAACCAAGCCTTCTGGAAAACTTACAAGTCCAAAGTGCTACAGACTCTGAGTGGAGAATCTGAAGAGGACCTGGCAGAGGAG AGGGAGAGCCCAGCATTGGTGGAGTCTGAGACGGCAGAACCCATAGAGGAGACGTTCAATCCCATGTCACAGCTGGCCCGCAGG GTTCAGGGGGTTGGGGTGAAAGGCTGGCTGACAATGTCATCTCTGTTTAACAAAGAAGATGAGGACAAACTGCTGCCACCAGAGCCCTGTGCTGATCA CCCACTGGCTGCGCCTCCTTCCTCGCAGGCGGCCGCCGCCGAGACCGAGCCGCGCGGACCAGGATTCTGGGACGCGTTCGCCAgcaggtggcagcagcagcagcaggcggCGGCGTCCATGCTGCGCGGCGTGGAGTCCACCGCGGAGCGAGACCCGGAGATCCAGGACAAGCCTGCGGAAGAGGCCACCGAGTGCCCCGAGACACGGGAGGCGGATCCTGCGGCAGGCTTCAAGTGGGGTTTTCTCACCCACAAACTGGCAGAGATGAGGGTGAAGGCCGCGCCCAAGGGCGACTAG
- the Znf593os gene encoding transmembrane protein ZNF593OS, whose amino-acid sequence MRFRRLTPGYFRVLQMQVAGELKAEPRSPLVGIVATLLAVLGLGGSCYAVWKMVKQRQPSQAP is encoded by the exons ATGAGATTTCGACGCCTGACTCCGGGCTATTTCCGGGTGCTACAG ATGCAGGTGGCTGGGGAGCTGAAGGCAGAGCCCCGGAGTCCACTGGTTGGGATTGTGGCTACACTGTTGGCTGTCCTCGGGTTAGGTGGCTCCTGTTATGCTGTGTGGAAGATGGTGAAGCAGCGGCAGCCATCACAAGCTCCGTGA
- the Znf593 gene encoding zinc finger protein 593 — protein MGRSRRTGAHRAHSLARQMKAKKRRPDLDEIHRELRPQGLPRPKRERDAEPDPDLPGGGLHRCLACARYFIDSANLKTHFRSKDHKKRLKQLSVEPYSQEEAERAAGMGSYVQPQRLGMPTEVSTEIPEMDTST, from the exons ATGGGTCGCTCCCGGCGAACCGGCGCGCACCGAGCACATTCCTTAGCTCGCCAGATGAAGGCCAAGAAGCGGCGGCCGGACCTGGATGAGATCCATCGCGAGCTGAGGCCGCAGGGGCTCCCGCGGCCCAAGCGGGAGCGGGACGCAGAGCCCGACCCGGACCTGCCAGGGGGCGGCCTGCATCGCTGTCTGGCCTGCGC GAGGTACTTCATCGATTCTGCCAACCTGAAGACCCACTTCCGATCCAAAGACCACAAGAAAAG GCTGAAGCAGCTGAGTGTCGAACCCTACAGTCAGGAAGAGGCTGAGAGGGCAGCGGGCATGGGCTCGTATGTGCAACCCCAGCGTCTGGGCATGCCCACAGAAGTGTCCACTGAGATTCCTGAGATGGACACATCCACCTGA
- the C5H1orf232 gene encoding uncharacterized protein C1orf232 homolog isoform X2, with amino-acid sequence MTELVADSKDLMSCHMIRIIPARRWWRTPLIPALGRQRESPALVESETAEPIEETFNPMSQLARRVQGVGVKGWLTMSSLFNKEDEDKLLPPEPCADHPLAAPPSSQAAAAETEPRGPGFWDAFASRWQQQQQAAASMLRGVESTAERDPEIQDKPAEEATECPETREADPAAGFKWGFLTHKLAEMRVKAAPKGD; translated from the exons ATGACAGAACTGGTCGCTGACTCCAAGGATCTCATGAGCTGCCATATGATCAGGATTATcccagccaggcggtggtggcgcacgcctttaatcccagcacttgggaggcagag GGAGAGCCCAGCATTGGTGGAGTCTGAGACGGCAGAACCCATAGAGGAGACGTTCAATCCCATGTCACAGCTGGCCCGCAGG GTTCAGGGGGTTGGGGTGAAAGGCTGGCTGACAATGTCATCTCTGTTTAACAAAGAAGATGAGGACAAACTGCTGCCACCAGAGCCCTGTGCTGATCA CCCACTGGCTGCGCCTCCTTCCTCGCAGGCGGCCGCCGCCGAGACCGAGCCGCGCGGACCAGGATTCTGGGACGCGTTCGCCAgcaggtggcagcagcagcagcaggcggCGGCGTCCATGCTGCGCGGCGTGGAGTCCACCGCGGAGCGAGACCCGGAGATCCAGGACAAGCCTGCGGAAGAGGCCACCGAGTGCCCCGAGACACGGGAGGCGGATCCTGCGGCAGGCTTCAAGTGGGGTTTTCTCACCCACAAACTGGCAGAGATGAGGGTGAAGGCCGCGCCCAAGGGCGACTAG
- the Fam110d gene encoding protein FAM110D, with translation MLLASPTTPSRGRTPSAVERLEADKAKYVKTHQVIVRRQEPALRGGPGPLTPHPCNELGASASPKTPGPARRGSGRRQPRPDSLIFYRQKRDCKASVNKENAKGQGLVRRLFLGATRDAAPSSPAPTERPGAPATWAGSPDTPEATGKRALCPTCSLPLSEKERFFNYCGLERALVEVLGAERFSPQSWGAEHSPQVATSPPPGSGDTSDWTSSDRDAGSPDCAGGGGGGSEAAGSARDGRPTVSVVERNARVIQWLYGCQRARAPPRESEV, from the coding sequence ATGCTCCTAGCCTCACCCACTACACCATCGAGGGGACGAACCCCCAGCGCCGTGGAGAGGCTGGAGGCCGACAAAGCCAAGTACGTCAAGACGCACCAGGTGATAGTACGTCGTCAGGAGCCAGCTCTGCGCGGGGGACCAGGACCACTGACGCCACACCCCTGCAATGAACTGGGGGCCTCTGCATCGCCCAAAACGCCTGGCCCTGCCCGCCGGGGTAGCGGCAGGCGACAGCCAAGACCTGACTCTCTTATCTTCTACCGCCAGAAGAGGGACTGCAAGGCTTCGGTGAACAAAGAGAACGCCAAGGGCCAGGGGCTGGTACGACGCCTCTTCCTTGGCGCCACCCGGGACGCTGCCCCGAGCAGCCCGGCACCTACAGAGAGACCTGGAGCTCCCGCGACGTGGGCTGGGTCTCCGGATACTCCGGAGGCGACAGGGAAGCGAGCACTGTGTCCCACGTGCTCGCTGCCACTGTCGGAGAAGGAGCGATTCTTTAACTACTGCGGCTTGGAGCGCGCGCTGGTGGAGGTGCTGGGCGCCGAGCGCTTCTCTCCGCAGAGCTGGGGCGCAGAGCACAGTCCGCAGGTCGCAACGTCGCCGCCGCCCGGCTCCGGGGACACCAGCGATTGGACATCCAGCGACAGGGACGCGGGTAGCCCAGACTgtgcgggcggcggcggcgggggctCAGAGGCGGCGGGGTCGGCGCGGGACGGACGCCCCACGGTGTCGGTGGTAGAACGCAACGCGCGCGTCATCCAGTGGTTGTATGGCTGCCAGCGCGCGCGCGCCCCGCCGCGCGAGTCCGAGGTGTGA